From the Penaeus chinensis breed Huanghai No. 1 chromosome 28, ASM1920278v2, whole genome shotgun sequence genome, one window contains:
- the LOC125040017 gene encoding uncharacterized protein LOC125040017 — protein sequence MPLTRHIINGFRYQVAVNEHGRNALVEVLKWTYKGGSLSVKKYFETQGGTNKKFKEIFNAEQRNILNKETPYLLNVDATFKEYDLSLLYTILRNFCGLEGPNSDAWKNPASGKKLEYLICRLKQERNDIAHIKVIKELTDREIIKKLKWLKCLLSRIIRTSGTISRKQPHIPRTLIQGIKQEFKQILTKVLEPLDRDDHSLLPQLRKELMKFRNIIEEKIKEDSCIELRKLYPDLWDVTLAKWLYPDLTVRPSLNFTNLIIKEDTTRSLPFDTHPRTISHEDILQVRRSNGDLPEVLIISGEGGMGKTTLLKFLLETWVEHPKQIKGLENISHLMYFQLRGSNISNLRDLLKILLPNTFKETGVKIEYFEDFFLNFSIIFLLDGYDEANENSKKLVNDLLKFQRNNIRFVITTRPGCLSDLIPITEQRKKVMNIEIKGIQRKDRMSFVERTLSVIEPKPDHIDALKVNIIANLDTLQMDLDELDIPLTITLVIIRELKNPTERTTDIYEDLTVLMMGKITDRLAVQEYSDAANKVKKYFSTLKKVSLRGLKRKEHDLWPDTLQELEDACEKLEVPHIDMLSGFFSSKRTWNGASYEQTWSFPHNKFQEHWAAGFIVTQFSDWRMEEIREPNKEDVVGCIQNHPFIKLFFEDSEEAGQFFKNSESDREDMFIDLMCKVVSISMKSQKTLLWAFTNLLLYSKCSRPVKRKKCDKLCRLLRASGNATNMLEMVIVALQDIDDTDILGSFYKEIVALTDLLRPQHVIRPTEDEPEGDHICDVDSALHQLVKRNVEIVTQEKLEDETVPKLLHFAQNAFDTVKKMMDSETASEGIHELVSSLPKLLDAFK from the coding sequence ATGCCACTCACCAGACACATAATCAACGGTTTCCGGTACCAAGTGGCTGTGAACGAACACGGCCGGAACGCACTGGTTGAGGTTTTGAAGTGGACATACAAGGGAGGAAGCCTGAGCGTCAAAAAGTACTTCGAAACACAGGGAGGTACGAATAAGAAATTCAAAGAGATATTTAATGCTGAACAACGTAACATACTGAATAAAGAAACCCCATATTTGCTAAACGTTGATGCAACCTTTAAGGAATAtgacctttctctcctttatacCATTCTACGGAACTTTTGTGGGCTGGAGGGACCCAACTCAGACGCATGGAAGAATCCTGCTTCAGGGAAAAAACTGGAATACCTTATATGTAGGCTAAAGCAGGAGCGTAACGATATTGCACATATAAAGGTTATCAAAGAATTAACTGATAGAGAGATTATAAAGAAGCTGAAATGGCTGAAGTGCCTCTTATCAAGAATTATCAGAACATCCGGCACCATTTCTAGGAAGCAACCACACATCCCACGTACTCTGATCCAGGGAATCAAACAGGAGTTTAAGCAGATATTAACAAAGGTACTGGAGCCATTAGATCGTGATGACCACTCCTTGCTACCACAGCTACGAAAAGAGCTTATGAAATTTCGAAATATTATCGAAGAAAAAATCAAAGAGGACAGTTGTATAGAACTGCGTAAGCTTTACCCTGACCTATGGGATGTTACCCTTGCGAAGTGGCTGTATCCAGATCTGACAGTGCGCCCAAGCCTAAATTTTACCAACTTGATCATCAAAGAAGACACGACACGTTCCTTGCCCTTCGACACGCACCCACGAACCATATCCCATGAGGACATTCTTCAAGTGAGGCGCAGTAATGGTGATCTACCTGAAGTACTGATTATATCAGGTGAAGGAGGTATGGGGAAAACAACCCTCCTTAAATTCCTGCTTGAGACTTGGGTGGAACACCCAAAGCAAATCAAAGGACTTGAAAATATTTCACATCTGATGTACTTCCAGCTTCGAGGCTCTAACATCAGCAATTTGAGGGATTTGCTAAAGATTTTGCTTCCAAACACTTTTAAGGAAACCGGAGTTAAGATAGAGTATTTTGAAGACTTCTTCTTGAATTTCAGTATAATCTTTCTTCTGGATGGTTATGATGAAGCAAACGAAAATTCAAAGAAACTTGTCAATGACCTACTAAAGTTTCAACGAAACAATATCCGTTTTGTGATAACTACCAGGCCAGGCTGCTTGAGCGATCTGATTCCTATTACAGAGCAAAGAAAGAAGGTAATGAACATTGAAATCAAGGGAATACAGAGGAAAGACCGTATGTCTTTTGTAGAAAGAACATTATCTGTGATTGAACCTAAACCAGACCACATAGATGCATTGAAGGTCAATATCATTGCAAATCTAGACACCCTGCAAATGGACTTGGATGAGCTGGACATCCCTCTGACAATAACACTTGTGATTATTCGGGAGTTGAAAAATCCCACCGAACGCACTACAGATATCTATGAGGATTTGACAGTACTCATGATGGGCAAAATCACAGACAGATTAGCAGTGCAAGAGTATTCTGATGCTGCAAACAAGGTAAAGAAATATTTCAGTACCCTGAAGAAAGTATCCCTTCGTGgtctgaaaagaaaagaacatgacCTGTGGCCTGACACATTGCAGGAATTGGAAGATGCGTGTGAAAAGCTGGAAGTGCCACACATAGACATGTTATCTGGATTTTTCAGTTCAAAGAGAACCTGGAACGGTGCATCATATGAACAAACTTGGTCCTTCCCACACAATAAGTTCCAAGAACACTGGGCAGCTGGATTTATTGTCACACAGTTTTCAGATTGGAGAATGGAAGAAATTAGAGAGCCAAATAAGGAAGATGTTGTTGGATGTATACAGAATCACCCTTTTATAAAATTGTTCTTTGAAGACTCTGAAGAAGCAGGGCAATTTTTTAAAAACAGTGAAAGTGACAGAGAAGATATGTTCATCGATCTTATGTGCAAAGTAGTAAGTATTTCGATGAAGAGTCAAAAAACACTGCTTTGGGCATTCACTAATCTTCTTCTATACAGCAAATGTTCTCGtccagtaaaaagaaagaaatgtgacaAATTGTGCCGATTACTGCGAGCATCAGGGAATGCAACAAACATGTTAGAGATGGTGATTGTTGCACTGCAAGACATTGATGACACAGACATATTAGGAAGCTTCTATAAAGAAATAGTAGCATTAACAGACCTCCTTAGGCCTCAACACGTTATTCGGCCAACGGAAGACGAACCCGAAGGAGACCATATATGTGATGTGGATTCTGCCTTGCACCAGCTGGTCAAGCGAAATGTCGAAATCGTGACACAAGAGAAACTTGAAGATGAAACAGTCCCAAAATTATTGCATTTTGCACAAAATGCCTTTGATACCGTCAAGAAGATGATGGATTCAGAAACAGCATCTGAAGGAATCCACGAATTGGTATCAAGTTTGCCTAAATTACTAGATGCATTCAAGTAG